GTAAATCATGAAGTGGGTAGATATGTATAACGATTAGCAAATTACTTGTCCTAAAAAGATTTTCTGTAATATCATGCCATACGTGACATTTATCCCACTTTGATGGCAGCAGCAAGCAGTCTGTTTCACCTTTATTTTACTCCATGTGCTGTACCCCGAATGTGCCCCACCTGctaattcttttgtttaacCAAATATCATCGATCCTATACAAACTCTATAATGTAATCTACATGGAAGAGCAAATTCATCACACGACTCGAAGAATGTTAAGTAGTTCAAGTTAGAGTATTCGGCAGCAAAATTTTAATCGTTTACATAATCGCCCAAAAGGGGAGCCGCCGATTGTGCAAATTGGTCAATATTTCGTCAAAGAATTATGTACGAGAAGAATTCAACTAATGAATCACCGTCGCATGTGCTTTCATTTTCTACCAAGGCACTAACTTTTCCCGGCTTCAATCATCCCCCATGGTATGTTGGCAACATAAGGCTTTAGTGTAGAGGGGTGATGCTTGAAAAAAGATTGTTGTTAGCAATGTAAGGAGGAAATTGCCCTTAATAATGAAAACTGCTTGTCCCTTAAAGCGGAATCCGCTAATTTTACTTCTTATAAATTCCCCTAGCCGTCTACCTTATACTTGACATAACAtgattattgtttttttccttctttggagACGAATAGTTTAGATAGTAGGAAGCTGCTCAGTCAATTTCCGCATCTTAAACAATAATTTCAACAGCTCTAATACCTGTGGAacttgcaaaaaaaaaaaaaagggagGCTCACTGGCTCACTATTCTTAATATCAATCGTAAAATGCCGTCTAGTGATTATGCATCTACACCCCACCGAAATTATCTCCTTATTCTGCAAAACTTTCACAATGGAAATAATCTCTCTGCAGCGAGAATGCAGACTTATTTAACAGGTGGAGTAGAATATGCTTGTCCGAGGGTGGAGCAGGTGTCATCTTTCTGAATATGTAATATGTTTTCAGTGGTAGTGTTTTATACGCTAAGTTTACTGTAAGTTATTATCAACTACATTGAAtataaacatatatatatatcagcaccaattcttcaaaggaAAAGACAATGTTTCGTAAGGTCACATCTGTTGCAGCAGCAAATTTAGGACGTTCTTTCAGCTCAAGTCCCATCAATCTCTCAGCTCAAGCCAAAATGATGAAAGCTATGGTATATTATGGTGCGAACAACTtgaaatttgaaaataggGCTGTTCCAAAAATTATTGACCCAACAGATGCTATTATTAAGATGACCCAAACTTCTATATGCGGTACGGATCTCGGTATTTGGAAGGGTAAGAACCCTGAAATCGAGGAGATTGCAGAAGCGAAGGAAGGAAAGTTCAATGGAAGGGTATTAGGCCATGAAGGTATCGGTATTGTTGACGAAGTCGGCGCTGGAGTTCGTAATGTGAAGAAGGGTGACAGGGTGATTATCTCTTGTATTACAAGATGTGGTATCTGTGagaattgttcaagatcaaTGTACTCTCACTGTAATAGCGGAGGTGGTTGGCTCTTGGGATATATGATTGACGGAACACATGCTGAATATGTCCGTACCCCATTTGCCGACACCTCTCTATACAAGATTCCTCAAGGTCTATCTGATGAGGCTGCCGTGTTGCTTTCTGATGCTTTACCTACTGCCCATGAAATTGGTGTGCAAAATGGTAATGTTAAACCTGGTGACACAGTAGCAGTGATTGGAGCAGGTCCTGTCGGTATGAGTTGCGTTTTGACATCACAATTGTACTCTCCAAGTGTTCTAATCGCGGTGGATATGGATGATAACCGTTTGGCTATGGCTAAGGAGATGGGTGCTACTCATACGATAAATTCTGCAAAAGAGGATGCTGTGAGTAAGATCTTAGAGTACACGGAAGGTCGTGGTGTTGATTGCGCAATGGAAGCCGTGGGTGCCCAGCCAACTTGGGATATATGCCAACGTGTTCTCAAGGAAGGTGGTCATTTAGCAAACGTCGGTGTCCATGGAAAGTCTGTCAATCTTGAGATTGAAAAATTGTGGATAAAGAATTTGACCATCACTACTGGATTAGTGAACACCAATACCACTGAAATGTTAATGAAGAATTGTTGTTCTGGAAAGTTGAAGTCCGAAAAGCTTGCCACTCATCAATGCAAGTTTGAAGATATGGAAAACAATTACACTGTATTCAAGCACGctgctgaagaaaaggCTATGAAACTTATTATTAACTTTTAGCTTTATTCAATCTTGAAGTTTAACTTAGTTTATCCCGTAAACATTAGAAGATGGTGCTTTTCTATACATTATAGTTCAACATCAgtgttatatatatatatatatatatatataactaCTACATTCTTATTATGCTCATTAACAAAAGTTTAAattatttgtatttttaAGCCAACACAATTTGTTATCGCTATTATCTTAGTCGGTGAAATAAGAATCTATAAGTCTGTATTCTCTAAATACTTATTTTGTACTTAATGACGTATAatgatattatattaatCATTCAAAGTTAACGTTGGGTTATCGCTTCCTtagaaaattaaaaaaaaaacaaaattagAGGTTAAATTCCATACAAGAAAGACATGACACATATATAAGAGAAAACTTAATAAAACGAAATGTTGTTGGAAACTTGTCAACGAAGACTAGTTTGCAAAATGCTTCAAGATTTCCTCAGCAGCTTTAATACCGCTAACAGCCATTGCACCGAAGGTTGGACCCATTCTGTTTAAACCTGCCAACTCTGCAACTTCCATACCTGCAAAATAGATGTTAGCAACACCGTCATAAGAGCCTGCATTCTTAACCACAGCAGCTTCTGCTCTGTTCATATCCAATCCTTTCATACCACCATAAGTGTTACGCTTATCAATTGAAGCTAGACGCTTTACAGTGAATGCACCGAAAGCGCCATCATGACCACAACTGGACAAAATAACACCGTGCTTTTGGGAGAAGTCTCTAGAACCATCTTCCTTGTAACCAGAAAGTTCAATAACATTTGGATCCATACAGGATTGTAAGTCGTGTGCCTGGGTAACTAAAGTCCAGTTAGTAACCACACCTGCAGCCGTGACATTTCCAGATTTGTCTTCAGTTGGTCTAGTAACTAGATCTTCAACTGCAGTTGCATTGAATAGCTTCACGTTTGGGAACTTCAATACTTCGCTCAAAACGGTGGACATGAATAAAGCAGCATGTTTAACAACCACATAAGTGCCCTCATCTTCAAAAGGAATACCcaattctttcaagaataaGTCTGCTGGCTTACGCATAATCATTGCTGAGAAGAGTTGACCTCCTAACCaactaccaccaccaggTGCAACGTTAGCTTCAATTATAGCAATTTTTAAGTCTGGTCTATTCTTTGCAATGACGTAAGCTGCTGATAGACCACTGGAACCAGCACCGACAATGACTACATCCGAAACGGCGAACTTGTCTAAGTCTTTAAAGTAACGAGATGTCATAGCACGAGAGACAGTTGCTTCTCTAATCGCCTCGAATGCGAAATCAGACcaatcatcttctttaacaaCGTCAGATAACGCATGCTTGATTGAAGAGGCCTTGACGGACAATTGTGTTGATTCTGTTTGAGTTTTAGTTGCAGACATTTTTGATGATCTTCGTTTCCTAGTTACCAGAGAAAATTGGCTGATATTTGTTGTTTACTGCAGtggtataatatattcAGTTTAATATGATTGCTGAAAGAAAATGTGGTTGCTCTAGAATTTATTTCTGCTCTTTAAATACTTTTACCACATATACTAATCAATAAATGAAAGTGTGTGTAAAAAGAGAAATGGGCTATGACTACCCGATTCATTGCATAAATCACATTGTAACGCAAATTCGCCTTTAGTTTACAATAGAGTATGCAATAATAGCAGAAATTAAGTTATTcaataaaagagagaaaaagatttgCTATTCAATGAAAACAGAAGCCATATCTCAGCTACTTGAATAATAAGACAAAAAGGCACATATACGACGATGGTTCTATTAGCTACCTTTGGATATAACTTTGCCTCTTTAAATTATTAGATGCTATCAATAAACGAATTGGTCTAACAATTTCCTCAGAAGTTCGTAACTGTGTGTCTTGCTTGGGCTTGAAAAtaagtattttttttataaaaggctgtcaaaaaaaatgtcaGTAAAGGAAATTTTTAACAATGTAGGAATAGTGAAGACGTAAATATCAAGTATAAATGATTTTGACACTTGGAaatgatttcaaaaaaaaataagggGCATAAGTATAAGTTTACCCCTAACGATTTCAATCATAAAgaggagaagagaaatgATCGTGTCTGTCTTACTGAACTGCTACGAGCTAAGGATTTATTCATAATTATAGAACGTGTAATGATACAGATGCCTTTCGTTGAATTGAGTCTGAGCAGTATTATATGTACAACATTTTGTTCAGTATAAAGAAGCTCAATGCATATACAGTACAGCCTGAAAGGTTGCAATAATGAACTTCAACTCAGGAATCCGATAAAAGGTAATCAGTCATATCCTTCTAGACTGCTAAAAAAACACTGTTTATTTCTAAGCTTTTCTCGGCAAAACAGGACCCGATAACGGTCTCTTAACGTGCCTTTCATATCAGTTGCGGGgttcaaattcaaaacatgcctagaaaagaaagttaCTTTAGTGTCTTGGAATTATTTGAGAAGATTTTCAACCAACACctaaaccaaaaacatATCTTGTTCGGTAAGATGCTAATGTCGAGCACTGTTATGGTTTCGATACTATGTGCTAGCGAATATTATGAAAGCAGGGTCATGTATGTTGATATGGTACAACTGCACCTTTTGAACGGTTCGCCTATAGTAAAATTAGGAAAGATTGAATGTACGGAAAGATTGAAAGTACGGAAAGATTGGAATACGGAATGATTGAAAGTACGGAATTCTTATTTCCGTAATTTCATTAAAGGTTCTACCACCAACCCACAACCGCTGTTTTCTACCTCGTCCTCAAGATCTAAatttgataaaaaaaagaacattaACCGTTAGAAATTCAACTTGCATTTCCCGTCGTTTTTCTGCATGTGCGTTCTTCTGGAACATTTATTGATCGTCGATCTTAGAAAACATCGCAGGAGACAATATTTTTGTAGATCATAAACCGATAGGTAGATTTCaaacatttttttgttctttcattcttttctatgGTGGataagaaagaaagttAATGTAAAACAAGATCTTCTGTATTGCATATCAAATGAAGTTTGACTTATTCCAACTACCCAATTACGCAAATCGAGGAGAAAATCATCagagaacaaaaactcCAATACCGTAATATGTTCGCAGCTTGggaaatttttcaattgaCGTATGTTGACTTTGCGTTTTAATGCTTTTCATCCAAAGCAAATCCAATAAAAAGTCATGAATGTATGGGTCGCTTTACGTTCTACTTTACCGTTAATCGCTGAAAAACATAGCCAATTATCATAAACCCAAATTTGATTAGTTTGTCATCCACAATTTGACTACCATATCATCTGTAGTCAAGAAAACCGGAGGGTGCAAAAACATTAAACCTACCTTGAGCTAATGTTATAAATAAACGTTATTAAGATTATCTTCAAACGTCAAGGAATCAGGTTGTTTAGTTTGTACTCTATTAAACTTGATGTTGACAatcatatttctttcaattaGAGATCataaatcaaaatataacCAAGCATTTTCTCTAAATCAAGTTTGGCTGTTGATAAATCCCAATTGCAATGCAAAGTTTATTATTACATGCATTTTTGTTAATATTTTTGCCTTTAAGCAATGCCGATTCTATAAATGGCTGCGCACCGAAAAAGGACTCTCCTGTGAAAGGGTTTGACATTTCCTACTATCATTATCCAATGATTCCAAGTAAAGGTAGTAATAAATGTTTCACTTTTGATCCAGTTTATGTTCAATACAACTACCTCCATGGTGATTATCAAACATACGGTGGTGGATTGTTAGGGACTAGTAAAGGTGTTACAGACCTATCCTTTAGTCTAGGTGAACGTGATAGTTGTAATCCTCCAGTAAACGGTAAATTGCCAGCAAATTATAATTTCAACGATCCTATCACAATCACAAATTTTAGTATGTTAATAACAGGCTATTTTTATGCCCAAAAGTCTGGTGAATATGAATTCTCATTAGACTATGTTGATGACCTGTCATATGTCAATATAGGTGCTGGTAAAGCTTTTGATTGTTGTCATAAGCAGATATCAGTTACTGACCCAGGTCCTTTTGACCTATCAACCATTTGGCCGAAAACCAGTGATACTGCCACTGTAACTCTCTTGGAAGGCTTCTATTATCCATTGAGGatattttatataaatAGACAATCACTGGCAGAATTGAAGATTTCATTCAAAGATCCAGATGGAATTGTTCATCACAACTTTGACGGCTACATATACTCTGTTCCTGACGGACACGAATGCCCCGCTATAATTACTACAACAACCATTCCATGGACTGGAACATTTACTTCCACATACACTACGCAATCAACTATTACAGGAAGCGATGGAAGTGAAACCGATGAAAGTATTATCGTGATCGAGACCCCAGAAGTTGAAACTGCTACTACGAAGTACACACCATGGACTGGTACCTACACCACCACATATTCCACAGATGTAGGTACAGCTACTGGCTCTGACGGTGTTCCTACCATTGAAACGACTTTTTATGTGGAGACCCCAGAAGTTGAAACTGCTACTACGAAGTACACACCATGGACTGGTACATACACCACCACATATTCCACAGATGTAGGTACAGCTACTGGCTCTGACGGTGTTCCTACCATTGAAACGACTTTTTATGTGGAGACCCCAGAAGTTGAAACTGCTACTACGAAGTACACACCATGGACTGGTACATACACCACCACATATTCCACAGATGTAGGTACAGCTACTGGCTCTGACGGTGTTCCTACCATTGAAACGACTTTTTATGTGGAGACCCCAGAAGTTGAAACTGCTACTACGAAGTACACACCATGGACTGGTACATACACCACCACATATTCCACAGATGTAGGTACAGCTACTGGCTCTGACGGTGTTCCTACCATTGAAACGACTTTTTATGTGGAGACCCCAGAAGTTGAAACTGCTACTACGAAGTACACACCATGGACTGGTACATACACCACCACATATTCCACAGATGTAGGTACAGCTACTGGCTCTGACGGTGTTCCTACCATTGAAACGACTTTTTATGTGGAGACCCCAGATATTAGCTCTTCTGATATCCGATACAGTAATAGCACGAGTATTCTTCCATCTAGTACAGATTCCAATGATATCACATCTGCCTTTTCTAGTACAGGTTCCTACGATATCACATCTGCCTTTTCTAGTACTGAGAAATTCTTTAGTACGATAACCACAACTACTCCAAGAATTATCACAACCTCCACCACAACAGAGCTAGATTGTTCGACTTCTGAAGAGATAATGCCTAAGAAATCaacacaagaaatcaacatTACGTCATCAACGACTACACCCGATAGTTCAATAATTATAACTTCTGAAACTACCCATATATTTACAAGTGCGCATACGGTGATAACTGAAACGCTCAAAACTAAATCTAAATGTCAACAAAGCAAGACAGTGTCGAACAatgttgaacaacttgTAACAGTCAGCACTACCGCACTTAATGAACTTAGTGTGACAGAGTCTCATGTTTCTCAATCCAgagcttcttcaaatgaaATGCAGCGTCCTGGGACGACAACTAATGAGTTTGAGAAAACGGTTTCTGAAGCTTCTCAAAACAATCCATCCATTCAAATTTCCACGCTTCCGATAGCTGTGACTTCATTAAGCAAAACTGTGGAGACATATTTTGAAGGCAAGGCTAATAAGATATCCACGTCAAACTTAATAGTAATGTTGTTAGCATTATTGTAGGCGTTTTATTAAACACTAGTTACTTTGATTTTTGAATAAAGCAGAGTTGTAGTACGCACTTTCAAATTGCACCCCCAGATCCAACCTGTGGTACACTCAAATACCCTGCTTGAAACCTTTTTGAGCTATTAAAAAAACTGTTATGGCTCAGAAGGGCATAGTGTTATATGATAACATATACCTTGtagttctttttctgtatATCTTTATTATTTAGTATCAATATGATAGTACCCTTTTACTTCTAGTATTTTTCCTTGAAGCAATTCGTTGGATTAAGCAATTGATAACTGAACTGTTGAATTCATTAGATAAGTAAATATTTACTGATATTctcctttgtttcttctacCGGACTATAACTGAAGCTTCCGTAAGTCGTCAATTCAAATGAGAGTATTGGATAAAAAGACCatatacttatatatactttttggaatacATTCCATTAGAAAACCTTTTTAGGTGCGATCGCTGTACTTTGGAGgttaaaaaaagaatagagACTGGAAGTAAGAAAGTTCattattggaaaaaaaggtaacAAAACCTCATTCGAATACATCATAAACATACAATACAAGCGGGAAAAGCAGATGTAAATCAAATGCGTACCCGTACGTAGTTTTGATAAATACAAAAAGTATTTAAGACAAATGATATCAATCCAACTAGTCAGAACTAAAAGTTTATTATTCGAAGTCAGAAGTTTTATGTCCTCTAATATTGAAAACTTTGTACCATTTTAATAATGGATCAGCTTCTTGAATTTCTGCGTTTCCTTCGGAATCTACACAAGGAGCAATTCTATCATGATACAACTTCGGATCTCTAATAAGAAATACCATAACAAGTAGAGGTACTAGCATTGTTAATGCAGCGATCataatctttttttgtaCCTGCTTATAAGCCTCTACTACAGCCATTCTTTCAACCGTCCCCCATGGATAAGACGCTATAAATTCATACGGCGAAGAAAAGGCCGTGAGTGCAACAGCAGGGTCAGAGAGACGAGATGAAATCTCTTTGTACATAATCTGTGTCCAAATCGCCCCGGATATTGCTGATCCACAGGCATATCCCAATCTAGAAACGgcaaagaaacaagcaGTTATTAATGCCATTTGATCatgagaagaaacagattGTAAAGAGACGTTCAATGGAAAAGCGCAAAATGCAGTACTGGATCCCATCAAAACTGTAGCGGCAATTAAACCAGACCTTGAATAACTCCCGCCCCTATAGTTGTATAATAAAGCAAATGAGATGAAATACATAACagttccaaaaagtatCAGTAATTTCAAACGCCTATACTTTACGACAAAAAGAGCAACAAACGGAGATGCAGTTACAGCAGCAAAATTAGGCAAAGACGCAATTCGAGTAGCAGAAGAAGGAGTTTCATTGAAAGCAACAAGCAATAATGGATACATATAATCGGTGGTTATCAAATATGCACATTGCATGAAAAATGCACCGACTAAAGGAGCCCATATACCTCTATTACTGACATAATGCGTGGAGAGTATTGGggtttttgaaaagtttgcTTCccaaatgaagaaaagagcGGCTAACACAAAACCTAAGACCAGTACTGCAATGATTTTACTGTTTCTCCATTTTTGAACAACACCTCCTGCTGTAGTTAGGGGTACTAACAAGCAACCAGCCGAAGTAGATAAAAGTAACAAACCGACTATATCTAGGCTCCAAAATAGTTCACATGTCTTGTCACCAATGGATTTTTTATCTCTTGTCGAAGTAGTTTCGCTCCATCTACCTGACTTTTTAGTCCTGTAAgttaagaagaagagtaaagaaaggaaaggaaTCGAACATAGAGGGAAAATAAATGCCCACATTCCGATGTCCCATGACCAATTCTCTACTGGTTTGGCAGCATCTACTATATTCCCAGAAACCCAAGTTGTGATAATGAATGCCCAGTCTGGTACATGAATATAGAACAATCGCCAGTTTAGAGTTGAAAAGTCTGAAAGAATAACCAAAACCATCAGGTACACACCAACGTAACCGGTACTGTAGAAAAAGGCACCGCTAGCATACATTTGGACATTTTTCGATTGGGATTGCAATATAGTTCCAACAATATAGAAACacgaaaccaaaaaaaacatttgtATTCTTCCATAGTAATCAGATAGTCTGGCAAATATCACTTGTGCA
This genomic interval from Kluyveromyces marxianus DMKU3-1042 DNA, complete genome, chromosome 4 contains the following:
- the adh gene encoding zinc-dependent alcohol dehydrogenase family protein → MFRKVTSVAAANLGRSFSSSPINLSAQAKMMKAMVYYGANNLKFENRAVPKIIDPTDAIIKMTQTSICGTDLGIWKGKNPEIEEIAEAKEGKFNGRVLGHEGIGIVDEVGAGVRNVKKGDRVIISCITRCGICENCSRSMYSHCNSGGGWLLGYMIDGTHAEYVRTPFADTSLYKIPQGLSDEAAVLLSDALPTAHEIGVQNGNVKPGDTVAVIGAGPVGMSCVLTSQLYSPSVLIAVDMDDNRLAMAKEMGATHTINSAKEDAVSKILEYTEGRGVDCAMEAVGAQPTWDICQRVLKEGGHLANVGVHGKSVNLEIEKLWIKNLTITTGLVNTNTTEMLMKNCCSGKLKSEKLATHQCKFEDMENNYTVFKHAAEEKAMKLIINF
- the THI4 gene encoding thiamine thiazole synthase, whose amino-acid sequence is MSATKTQTESTQLSVKASSIKHALSDVVKEDDWSDFAFEAIREATVSRAMTSRYFKDLDKFAVSDVVIVGAGSSGLSAAYVIAKNRPDLKIAIIEANVAPGGGSWLGGQLFSAMIMRKPADLFLKELGIPFEDEGTYVVVKHAALFMSTVLSEVLKFPNVKLFNATAVEDLVTRPTEDKSGNVTAAGVVTNWTLVTQAHDLQSCMDPNVIELSGYKEDGSRDFSQKHGVILSSCGHDGAFGAFTVKRLASIDKRNTYGGMKGLDMNRAEAAVVKNAGSYDGVANIYFAGMEVAELAGLNRMGPTFGAMAVSGIKAAEEILKHFAN
- a CDS encoding flocculation protein FLO9, which translates into the protein MQSLLLHAFLLIFLPLSNADSINGCAPKKDSPVKGFDISYYHYPMIPSKGSNKCFTFDPVYVQYNYLHGDYQTYGGGLLGTSKGVTDLSFSLGERDSCNPPVNGKLPANYNFNDPITITNFSMLITGYFYAQKSGEYEFSLDYVDDLSYVNIGAGKAFDCCHKQISVTDPGPFDLSTIWPKTSDTATVTLLEGFYYPLRIFYINRQSLAELKISFKDPDGIVHHNFDGYIYSVPDGHECPAIITTTTIPWTGTFTSTYTTQSTITGSDGSETDESIIVIETPEVETATTKYTPWTGTYTTTYSTDVGTATGSDGVPTIETTFYVETPEVETATTKYTPWTGTYTTTYSTDVGTATGSDGVPTIETTFYVETPEVETATTKYTPWTGTYTTTYSTDVGTATGSDGVPTIETTFYVETPEVETATTKYTPWTGTYTTTYSTDVGTATGSDGVPTIETTFYVETPEVETATTKYTPWTGTYTTTYSTDVGTATGSDGVPTIETTFYVETPDISSSDIRYSNSTSILPSSTDSNDITSAFSSTGSYDITSAFSSTEKFFSTITTTTPRIITTSTTTELDCSTSEEIMPKKSTQEINITSSTTTPDSSIIITSETTHIFTSAHTVITETLKTKSKCQQSKTVSNNVEQLVTVSTTALNELSVTESHVSQSRASSNEMQRPGTTTNEFEKTVSEASQNNPSIQISTLPIAVTSLSKTVETYFEGKANKISTSNLIVMLLALL
- the GEX1 gene encoding siderophore iron transporter ARN1 gives rise to the protein MSGENADSYLPEREQRDASRYLVDENISLKGYSVGLKIEKVPTDTTPESKFRTIKKMELIVELSRNPIFHCVLIFSAFVCGFGYNLDYSLRNIFAGYATNDFSHHSLLSTIQVVNGVSSAVAQVIFARLSDYYGRIQMFFLVSCFYIVGTILQSQSKNVQMYASGAFFYSTGYVGVYLMVLVILSDFSTLNWRLFYIHVPDWAFIITTWVSGNIVDAAKPVENWSWDIGMWAFIFPLCSIPFLSLLFFLTYRTKKSGRWSETTSTRDKKSIGDKTCELFWSLDIVGLLLLSTSAGCLLVPLTTAGGVVQKWRNSKIIAVLVLGFVLAALFFIWEANFSKTPILSTHYVSNRGIWAPLVGAFFMQCAYLITTDYMYPLLLVAFNETPSSATRIASLPNFAAVTASPFVALFVVKYRRLKLLILFGTVMYFISFALLYNYRGGSYSRSGLIAATVLMGSSTAFCAFPLNVSLQSVSSHDQMALITACFFAVSRLGYACGSAISGAIWTQIMYKEISSRLSDPAVALTAFSSPYEFIASYPWGTVERMAVVEAYKQVQKKIMIAALTMLVPLLVMVFLIRDPKLYHDRIAPCVDSEGNAEIQEADPLLKWYKVFNIRGHKTSDFE